One Methanolinea sp. DNA window includes the following coding sequences:
- the rpl12p gene encoding 50S ribosomal protein P1 yields MEYIYAALLLHKAGKEIKEENVKAVLSAAGIAVDDARVKAMVAALEGINIEEAIAKAAAAPVVAAAPAPAAATPAAASAAAAEPSKEEKKEEEESGMAGLGALFG; encoded by the coding sequence ATGGAGTATATCTACGCAGCCCTCCTCCTGCACAAGGCGGGAAAGGAGATCAAGGAAGAGAACGTGAAGGCAGTCCTGAGCGCTGCCGGTATCGCAGTCGACGACGCCCGGGTGAAGGCGATGGTTGCCGCCCTCGAGGGGATAAACATCGAGGAGGCCATCGCGAAGGCCGCCGCCGCACCCGTCGTTGCCGCAGCACCCGCACCCGCCGCGGCAACCCCGGCCGCTGCCTCCGCTGCTGCCGCCGAGCCGAGCAAGGAAGAGAAGAAGGAAGAAGAAGAGAGCGGGATGGCGGGCCTCGGTGCCCTCTTCGGGTAA
- a CDS encoding 50S ribosomal protein L10, whose product MPLYTHHLPEWKRREVEEIKSDAKKYSLVGLVDMYGIPASQLQQIRRNLRSEAKIRMTRNTLIRCAFDELGGPIAQLKPHISGQSALIFTNMNPFRLFKALEKTKTKMAAKPGEIAPADIVVEKGPTSFKPGPIVGELQQVGIPAAIEAGKVKIRETRTVAKKGDVISAKLADVLAKLGIKPMDVGLSLQAALYEGSVYEPSILAIDEDAIYSQLQRAAIEAFNLSVNAVIPTRDTAAHILAKAASDARALAIEAGVYSKDVIDAIIGKAYRESLALMAVTGEH is encoded by the coding sequence ATGCCGTTGTACACCCACCACCTCCCCGAGTGGAAGAGGAGAGAAGTCGAGGAGATCAAGTCCGACGCGAAGAAGTACTCGCTCGTCGGCCTCGTCGACATGTACGGTATCCCCGCGAGCCAGCTCCAGCAGATCAGGCGCAACCTCCGGTCGGAGGCGAAGATCCGGATGACCCGCAACACGCTCATCCGCTGCGCCTTCGACGAGCTGGGAGGACCGATCGCGCAGCTGAAACCGCACATCTCCGGCCAGTCGGCCCTCATCTTCACCAACATGAACCCCTTCAGGCTTTTCAAGGCGCTGGAGAAGACGAAGACGAAGATGGCCGCAAAACCGGGGGAGATTGCGCCGGCAGACATCGTGGTGGAGAAGGGACCCACGAGTTTCAAGCCCGGCCCGATCGTCGGTGAACTGCAGCAGGTGGGTATCCCTGCCGCGATAGAGGCGGGGAAGGTCAAGATCCGGGAGACCCGTACCGTCGCGAAGAAGGGCGACGTCATCAGTGCGAAACTCGCCGACGTCCTCGCGAAGCTCGGGATAAAACCCATGGACGTGGGACTCTCGCTCCAGGCAGCACTCTACGAGGGGTCTGTCTACGAGCCGTCGATCCTCGCGATCGACGAGGACGCGATCTACAGCCAGCTGCAACGCGCGGCAATCGAGGCGTTCAACCTCTCGGTGAACGCGGTCATCCCGACGAGGGACACTGCCGCGCACATCCTCGCGAAGGCCGCGAGCGATGCCCGCGCACTCGCGATCGAAGCCGGCGTCTACTCTAAAGACGTCATTGATGCGATCATTGGGAAAGCCTACAGAGAATCCCTCGCTCTCATGGCAGTGACCGGAGAGCACTGA
- a CDS encoding 50S ribosomal protein L1 produces MVDRAKIVEAVKAAIEKAPPRKFAESVDITVNLKNIDMAQPKNRIDETILLPHGTGKKVSIAVLGKGDITTQAREAGADLIIGPEEIERLGGAPREARKIANAYRFFLAETSVMPQVGRYLGPRLGPRGRMPMPVPAGTDIRPIIERLRNSVKIRTKDKKTFHVKVGSTGMTPEQIADNIETILRRVESVLEQGSHNIRSVYVKTTMGPPQRVV; encoded by the coding sequence ATGGTTGATAGGGCGAAAATCGTAGAGGCTGTGAAGGCAGCCATCGAGAAGGCGCCTCCACGCAAGTTTGCCGAGAGCGTGGATATCACTGTCAATCTCAAGAACATTGACATGGCGCAGCCCAAAAACCGTATCGATGAGACGATTCTCCTCCCCCACGGTACTGGCAAGAAAGTCAGCATCGCTGTCCTCGGGAAGGGTGACATCACCACCCAGGCAAGGGAAGCAGGCGCGGACCTGATCATCGGACCCGAAGAGATCGAACGGCTCGGCGGGGCACCGCGGGAAGCCAGGAAGATCGCGAACGCGTACCGTTTCTTCCTGGCCGAGACGAGTGTCATGCCGCAGGTCGGCCGGTACCTCGGCCCGAGGCTCGGGCCGCGGGGAAGGATGCCCATGCCGGTGCCGGCAGGGACCGATATCAGGCCCATCATCGAACGTCTCCGCAATTCGGTGAAGATCAGGACGAAGGACAAGAAGACCTTCCACGTCAAGGTCGGGTCGACGGGGATGACCCCTGAGCAGATCGCGGATAACATCGAGACAATCCTGCGGAGGGTCGAATCGGTCCTCGAGCAGGGTTCCCACAACATCCGGTCGGTCTACGTCAAGACGACGATGGGGCCCCCCCAGAGGGTGGTGTAG
- a CDS encoding 50S ribosomal protein L11 has product MAEVVEVLVAGGKATAGPPLGPALGPLGINVKAVVDEINRQTASFNGMQVPVRIEVDDKKNFTVSVGIPPTTALIKKEVNVEKGSPEPNVKIVGDLPIEAAVRIARMKQADMLSYNLKSAVKEVIGTCVSMGITVNGMRAKDALKAVDAGTFDKLLVE; this is encoded by the coding sequence ATGGCAGAAGTGGTCGAGGTATTAGTTGCGGGAGGAAAGGCAACCGCAGGTCCACCGCTGGGACCGGCCCTTGGACCCCTCGGCATAAACGTGAAGGCCGTCGTCGACGAGATCAACCGGCAGACCGCGAGCTTCAACGGCATGCAGGTCCCGGTCCGGATCGAGGTCGATGACAAGAAGAACTTCACGGTGAGCGTGGGAATTCCCCCCACCACCGCCCTCATCAAGAAGGAGGTCAATGTCGAGAAGGGATCCCCGGAGCCCAACGTGAAGATCGTCGGGGACCTTCCCATCGAGGCCGCTGTCAGGATTGCCCGTATGAAGCAGGCAGACATGCTCTCCTACAACCTCAAGTCCGCGGTCAAGGAGGTCATCGGGACCTGCGTGAGCATGGGCATCACCGTCAATGGCATGAGGGCAAAAGACGCCCTGAAGGCCGTCGACGCGGGTACCTTCGACAAGCTCCTCGTGGAATAG
- a CDS encoding transcription elongation factor Spt5: MEETQNKIFAIKTTSKQERTVADNIKKAIESGATDIKVYAIIVPDELKGYVLVETSESLARIEQLAEKIAHARSVVRGETTLPEVAHFLVPKPVVSGISEGTIVELIAGPFKGEKAVVKRIDTGKEEITVELYESVLPIPITVRGDNVRVVDRGEEK; the protein is encoded by the coding sequence ATGGAAGAGACACAAAACAAGATTTTTGCGATCAAGACGACCTCGAAGCAGGAGAGGACAGTCGCGGACAACATCAAGAAGGCCATCGAGTCAGGGGCAACCGACATCAAGGTGTACGCAATCATCGTCCCGGACGAGCTGAAGGGGTACGTGCTCGTCGAGACGTCCGAGAGCCTCGCGCGGATCGAACAGCTCGCGGAGAAGATCGCCCACGCGCGCTCGGTCGTCCGCGGTGAGACGACCCTCCCCGAGGTCGCCCACTTCCTCGTCCCGAAACCCGTGGTGAGCGGGATATCGGAGGGGACGATCGTGGAGCTGATCGCCGGGCCTTTCAAGGGTGAGAAGGCCGTCGTGAAGAGGATAGACACGGGAAAGGAGGAGATCACCGTCGAGCTCTACGAGAGCGTTCTCCCGATTCCCATCACTGTCAGGGGCGACAACGTGAGGGTCGTGGACAGGGGCGAAGAGAAGTGA
- a CDS encoding protein translocase SEC61 complex subunit gamma — protein sequence MEITRPELKFDVNEELFRKYWRVIKLARTPTREEFQKIAVVAAVGVLIVGLIGFTIYELMLLLL from the coding sequence ATGGAGATAACGAGGCCTGAACTGAAGTTCGATGTCAACGAGGAACTCTTCCGCAAGTACTGGCGCGTGATCAAGCTCGCGAGGACACCAACCCGCGAGGAGTTCCAGAAGATCGCGGTCGTTGCGGCTGTCGGCGTGCTCATCGTGGGACTGATCGGTTTTACAATCTATGAGTTGATGCTCCTCCTCCTCTGA
- the ftsZ gene encoding cell division protein FtsZ codes for MTSIVEEALSRASKELQDTRKNNDDLDQVLRELKTEIAVIGCGGSGSNTITRMKEEGIHGARLIAINTDAQHLSRTVADQRILIGRQRTRGLGAGSIPQIGEEAALENEEDIRRAVAGCDMVFITVGLGGGTGTGAAPIVAKAARDEGALTIGVVTLPFTAEGVIRMENAEAGLERLRDVADTVIVVPNDRLLEVVPKLPLYAAFKVADEVLMRAVKGITELITLPGLVNLDFADVRTVMEKGGVAMIGVGESDSEEKAADSVKKAIRSPLLDVDISGAHAALVNVVGGPDMTMEEAEGVLEEVYNRISPDARIIWGAQIDPNMQNKMRTMLVVTGVRSPQIYGRNEKITPKVQRQFEIDFLK; via the coding sequence ATGACATCCATCGTGGAAGAGGCACTGTCCAGAGCAAGCAAGGAACTTCAGGACACGAGGAAGAACAACGACGACCTCGACCAGGTACTTCGGGAGCTCAAGACCGAGATCGCGGTGATCGGGTGCGGGGGGAGCGGCTCGAACACCATCACCCGGATGAAGGAGGAAGGTATCCACGGCGCACGGCTCATCGCGATCAACACGGATGCCCAGCACCTCTCGCGCACGGTTGCTGACCAGCGCATCCTCATCGGGAGGCAGAGGACGCGGGGCCTCGGGGCCGGGTCGATTCCCCAGATTGGCGAGGAGGCCGCGCTCGAGAACGAGGAGGACATAAGGCGGGCGGTCGCGGGGTGCGACATGGTCTTCATCACCGTCGGGCTCGGCGGCGGGACCGGGACGGGCGCCGCGCCGATCGTCGCGAAGGCCGCGAGGGACGAGGGGGCCCTCACGATAGGCGTCGTGACGCTCCCGTTCACGGCGGAGGGTGTCATCCGCATGGAGAACGCGGAGGCCGGCCTCGAGCGGCTCCGCGACGTCGCGGACACCGTCATCGTGGTGCCCAACGACAGGCTGCTCGAGGTGGTCCCGAAACTCCCGCTCTACGCGGCGTTCAAGGTCGCGGACGAGGTCCTCATGCGGGCCGTCAAGGGCATCACCGAGCTCATCACCCTCCCGGGACTCGTGAACCTCGACTTTGCCGACGTGCGCACGGTCATGGAGAAGGGAGGTGTCGCCATGATCGGGGTCGGCGAGAGCGATAGCGAGGAGAAGGCCGCGGACTCTGTCAAGAAGGCGATCCGCTCCCCGCTGCTCGACGTCGACATCTCGGGCGCCCACGCGGCGCTCGTCAACGTGGTCGGCGGCCCGGACATGACGATGGAGGAGGCGGAGGGTGTCCTCGAGGAGGTCTACAACCGCATCTCGCCGGACGCGCGGATCATCTGGGGTGCACAGATCGACCCGAACATGCAGAACAAGATGCGGACGATGCTCGTCGTCACCGGTGTCCGGTCGCCACAAATATATGGGAGAAACGAAAAAATTACCCCGAAAGTCCAGAGGCAGTTCGAGATCGACTTTTTGAAGTGA
- a CDS encoding D-aminoacyl-tRNA deacylase — protein MDIALVSSLSDPGGSTIHDALLSLLSRPHTPYPLEEHRLVHHRIEDRLIFHDRIDREVDADLIVFLSRHSSQKPVPVLTVHVTGNFGPAEFGGLERSLARAAPAWMRAVLLGLSRNAPPGYRVAYEVTHHGPTEVGTPSFFVEVGSTEREWRDVGAAAAVARSILCAEPGDTIPVVGFGGTHYAARQTHIALHSRAAFGHIVHSRDVPLLDRDLVSDMVERTGAVAAYIDRKSLPPAETRRLEQLLSREGIPTVPENDFIRMGNLSFDAYRKVQALAGDYAGDSNVTFHGTWPDGAPVPVDVPPDLLEEVLRSDSRAFIEGIENIPVARIVTPRSKAMPRFITVESCRERVLHHLISLCVNILRRGESTSIAGDSIVIRKRGFDAARAEALGVPRGPLFSRLMNGESVLAGDREVTPEMVIVTREKKIHIPGLEKYLWR, from the coding sequence ATGGACATCGCCCTTGTGAGTTCCCTCTCCGATCCCGGTGGGAGCACCATCCACGACGCCCTCCTCTCGCTCCTCTCTAGACCCCACACTCCCTATCCCCTCGAGGAGCACCGCCTCGTGCACCACAGGATCGAGGACAGGTTGATATTCCATGACCGCATCGACAGGGAGGTCGACGCAGACCTCATCGTATTCCTCTCCCGCCACTCCTCGCAGAAACCCGTGCCGGTCCTCACCGTCCACGTGACGGGGAACTTCGGGCCCGCGGAATTCGGGGGTCTCGAGAGGTCACTTGCCCGTGCTGCCCCCGCGTGGATGCGTGCCGTCCTCCTCGGCCTCTCCCGCAACGCCCCGCCGGGATACAGGGTCGCGTACGAGGTTACCCACCACGGGCCCACCGAGGTGGGTACCCCGTCGTTCTTCGTCGAGGTGGGGAGCACGGAGAGGGAGTGGAGGGACGTCGGGGCGGCCGCCGCAGTCGCGCGGAGCATCCTCTGTGCGGAACCCGGCGACACCATCCCGGTCGTGGGCTTCGGGGGCACCCACTACGCGGCGAGGCAGACCCACATCGCACTCCACAGCAGGGCTGCATTCGGCCACATCGTCCACAGCCGTGACGTCCCCCTCCTCGACAGGGACCTCGTCTCGGACATGGTCGAGAGGACCGGGGCAGTCGCCGCCTACATCGACCGGAAATCGCTCCCGCCGGCGGAGACGAGGAGGCTCGAGCAGCTCCTCTCCCGGGAGGGTATCCCCACCGTTCCCGAAAACGACTTCATCCGCATGGGGAACCTCTCTTTCGACGCGTACAGGAAGGTCCAAGCCCTCGCGGGAGACTACGCGGGCGACAGCAACGTCACGTTCCACGGGACATGGCCGGATGGGGCGCCCGTGCCCGTCGATGTCCCCCCCGACCTGCTCGAGGAAGTCCTCAGGTCCGATTCCCGGGCGTTCATCGAAGGCATCGAAAACATCCCTGTCGCAAGGATAGTGACGCCGCGGAGCAAGGCAATGCCCCGGTTCATCACGGTAGAATCATGCAGGGAGAGGGTATTGCATCATTTAATAAGCTTATGTGTAAACATCTTACGTAGAGGGGAGAGTACGTCGATCGCGGGTGATTCCATAGTGATCCGGAAGAGGGGGTTCGATGCGGCGAGGGCCGAGGCGCTCGGTGTTCCAAGGGGACCCCTCTTCAGCCGGCTGATGAACGGGGAGTCTGTCCTCGCGGGGGACAGGGAGGTCACGCCGGAAATGGTCATTGTCACGAGAGAGAAGAAGATCCACATCCCGGGACTGGAGAAATACCTATGGCGATGA
- a CDS encoding DUF2070 family protein, protein MSVAGGEARLERLARFLFNAPSWPDSIAIIAITGLLIDGIPLLHGTVPFFGTLLFSVPALAAFVATKPLVSLLGRPMTWNRSALLALSCVIFGVLIVLCGILISPAHAGISYAIALGFMFGLRLLVLVAIADYRIARMIVPAGIQSAAGIAIATFLLPPQFLPLALLLQVLFLGGFSLLIWLIDRPMYRAFRVRGLDFVNSFLAHLTDGSRALEEFFERIGEEVTIPQVSIFFRRGERRGLVITIPNIHPGPVGEIGGGNLPRGMQAGFEEMVMVPHGAATHDFNPVSEREIAKLVEAVRGTRGSLRFSPHATRSARFSEGHVSLLCQAFDGTLLIVGTRSPERTEDIDFNIGMTIMGEGHRFFENVGFVDAHNCSAGNASYVLPATRPAMEYYRAALRAIGEMHGSATGPFELGISQVKVPFTREQGFGDNGIQVAVVRVHGQTTAYILFDGNNMEAGVRERIRDHVLSRVDEAELMTTDSHVVNTVKGRNPIGLHVPVDEIIPWVDRGLSEALRDLSPAEAAGSTAWCEGVRIFGSHRIAQMASTVNTMLVFIPFLSAGMLLLVVLLSLIAYLVLG, encoded by the coding sequence ATGTCTGTCGCGGGCGGGGAGGCGAGGCTCGAGAGGCTCGCGCGGTTCCTCTTCAACGCGCCCTCCTGGCCCGACTCCATCGCCATCATCGCGATCACCGGGCTCCTCATCGACGGCATCCCGCTCCTGCACGGAACCGTACCTTTCTTCGGAACGCTCCTCTTCTCGGTCCCCGCCCTCGCCGCGTTCGTCGCGACGAAGCCGCTGGTGAGCCTCCTCGGGAGGCCGATGACGTGGAACAGGTCGGCCCTCCTCGCCCTCTCGTGCGTTATCTTCGGGGTCCTGATAGTCCTCTGCGGGATTCTCATCTCGCCCGCCCACGCCGGGATCTCGTACGCGATCGCGCTCGGGTTCATGTTCGGTCTCCGCCTCCTCGTCCTCGTCGCGATCGCCGACTACCGGATCGCGCGGATGATCGTTCCCGCGGGAATCCAGAGCGCGGCCGGGATCGCCATCGCGACTTTTCTCCTCCCGCCACAGTTCCTCCCGCTCGCCCTCCTCCTCCAGGTACTCTTCCTCGGGGGCTTCTCCCTCCTCATCTGGCTCATCGACAGGCCCATGTACAGGGCGTTCCGCGTCCGCGGGCTCGACTTCGTAAACTCTTTCCTCGCGCACCTGACGGACGGGTCACGGGCGCTCGAGGAGTTCTTCGAGAGGATCGGGGAGGAGGTCACTATCCCCCAGGTGAGCATCTTCTTCCGGAGGGGGGAGCGCCGGGGACTCGTCATCACGATCCCGAACATCCATCCCGGGCCGGTCGGGGAGATCGGAGGGGGAAACCTCCCGAGGGGCATGCAGGCGGGGTTCGAGGAGATGGTGATGGTCCCCCACGGCGCGGCAACCCACGACTTCAACCCGGTCTCGGAGCGGGAGATCGCAAAGCTCGTGGAGGCGGTGAGGGGGACGCGCGGGTCCCTCCGCTTCTCCCCGCACGCGACGCGCTCGGCGCGGTTCTCTGAGGGGCACGTCTCCCTCCTCTGCCAGGCCTTCGACGGGACACTCCTCATCGTGGGCACGCGGTCGCCGGAAAGGACAGAGGACATCGACTTCAACATCGGCATGACCATCATGGGGGAAGGGCACAGGTTCTTCGAGAACGTGGGGTTCGTCGATGCCCACAACTGCTCCGCCGGAAACGCCTCGTACGTCCTCCCTGCAACGCGTCCCGCGATGGAATACTACAGGGCCGCGCTGCGGGCGATAGGAGAGATGCACGGGAGCGCGACGGGGCCGTTCGAGCTCGGGATATCGCAGGTGAAGGTCCCCTTCACCCGCGAGCAGGGTTTTGGCGACAACGGTATCCAGGTCGCGGTTGTCAGGGTCCACGGGCAGACAACCGCGTACATCCTCTTCGACGGGAACAACATGGAGGCGGGCGTGAGGGAGAGGATACGGGACCACGTCCTCTCGCGGGTGGACGAGGCAGAACTGATGACAACCGACTCCCACGTCGTGAACACGGTGAAGGGCAGGAACCCGATCGGCCTCCACGTCCCGGTGGATGAGATCATCCCGTGGGTCGACAGGGGCCTCTCGGAGGCCCTCCGCGACCTCTCTCCCGCCGAGGCGGCGGGGAGCACCGCGTGGTGCGAGGGGGTTCGGATCTTCGGCTCGCACAGGATAGCGCAGATGGCAAGCACCGTCAACACGATGCTCGTCTTCATCCCGTTCCTGAGCGCGGGGATGCTCCTCCTCGTCGTCCTCCTCTCCCTCATCGCCTACCTCGTCCTCGGGTGA
- a CDS encoding carbohydrate kinase family protein: MIYVVGHTAFDHICTVRDFPPPNSSVTIIRRWVSYGGGAANIAAGIARLGVPCTLVSAVGDDFPGSDYDRWQKSLGVRQQLFHVKDAHTPTAFMFTNERGDQITFFEWGASEIFATAPAPALPFVHMATADPDFNVRVAANAGFCTFDPGQDLHRYTPGQLEAILSRVGILFANQHEVDAMCRMLGISRESLAARVPVAVFTAGAGGSDLYTKTGRIHIPAVHREVRDPTGAGDAYRAGFLAAYYRGYSLPDCCRVGSVTASFAIEVPGCQTNLPTWEMVESRYTESFGEFPERSHPERGSGSPEGG, from the coding sequence GTGATCTACGTCGTCGGGCACACGGCGTTTGACCACATCTGCACGGTACGGGATTTTCCCCCTCCCAACAGCTCTGTCACGATCATCAGGCGGTGGGTCTCCTACGGCGGGGGGGCAGCGAACATCGCGGCGGGGATCGCGAGGCTGGGGGTCCCGTGCACCCTCGTGAGTGCCGTGGGCGACGACTTCCCCGGGAGTGACTACGACCGGTGGCAGAAGTCCCTCGGCGTCCGCCAGCAGCTCTTCCACGTGAAGGATGCGCACACCCCGACCGCGTTCATGTTCACGAACGAGAGGGGAGACCAGATCACCTTCTTCGAGTGGGGTGCATCGGAGATCTTTGCCACCGCACCTGCGCCCGCGCTCCCGTTCGTGCACATGGCGACGGCAGACCCCGATTTCAACGTGAGGGTTGCCGCGAACGCCGGGTTCTGCACGTTCGACCCGGGACAAGACCTCCACAGGTACACGCCTGGCCAGCTGGAAGCGATCCTCTCGAGGGTCGGGATCCTCTTTGCCAACCAGCACGAGGTCGATGCCATGTGCAGGATGCTCGGGATATCGAGGGAATCGCTCGCCGCGAGGGTTCCCGTCGCGGTCTTCACGGCGGGTGCAGGGGGGAGCGACCTCTACACGAAAACGGGCCGGATTCACATCCCCGCGGTGCACAGGGAGGTGAGGGACCCGACCGGTGCTGGCGACGCGTACCGCGCGGGGTTCCTCGCGGCGTATTACAGGGGGTACTCCCTCCCCGACTGCTGCAGGGTGGGGAGCGTGACTGCCTCTTTCGCGATCGAGGTCCCCGGCTGCCAGACGAACCTTCCCACGTGGGAGATGGTGGAGTCGCGGTACACGGAGTCCTTCGGGGAATTCCCCGAGCGCTCCCACCCGGAGAGGGGATCGGGCAGCCCGGAAGGGGGATAG
- a CDS encoding DUF555 domain-containing protein, giving the protein MPDYTVILEGAFIVKDVDSLDDAVSIAISEAGKRLNPVASFVDVEVGMLACPFCDGELNSALVVAKTALVGLLLEMKVFRAESPEHASRIARSVIGKALRDVPLQVKEVCPL; this is encoded by the coding sequence ATGCCTGACTACACGGTCATCCTCGAGGGTGCCTTCATCGTGAAGGACGTGGATTCGCTCGACGACGCGGTGAGCATCGCGATCTCCGAGGCGGGGAAGCGCCTCAACCCGGTCGCGTCCTTCGTCGACGTCGAGGTCGGGATGCTCGCGTGCCCGTTCTGCGACGGGGAACTCAATAGCGCGCTCGTCGTCGCGAAGACCGCGCTCGTGGGTCTCCTCCTCGAGATGAAGGTTTTCCGCGCGGAGTCGCCGGAACACGCGAGCCGGATTGCCCGCTCCGTCATCGGGAAGGCGCTGAGAGACGTCCCCCTCCAGGTAAAGGAGGTCTGCCCCCTGTGA
- a CDS encoding nitroreductase family protein: MDSSRFYEFLATRSSVRDFGNVSVPEGDIAYLLDCASTAPSAGNLEAWDVVVVREPGTREDLSDAALGQEHVRDAPVLLVVCANYVRSMSRYGERGILYAIQDATIACTYMMLAAHARMLHTCWVGAFDEEEVKAILGLPPHVRPIAILCVGKGYPPKEPTPRLPVEEHVHHDAW; this comes from the coding sequence GTTCTACGAATTCCTCGCCACGCGGTCATCGGTGAGGGACTTTGGGAACGTTTCCGTTCCCGAGGGGGACATCGCTTACCTGCTCGACTGCGCGAGCACTGCCCCGAGTGCGGGAAACCTCGAGGCGTGGGACGTCGTCGTGGTGAGGGAGCCGGGCACAAGGGAAGACCTCTCGGACGCTGCCCTCGGCCAGGAACACGTGAGGGATGCCCCCGTTCTGCTCGTCGTCTGCGCAAATTACGTGCGGTCGATGTCGCGGTACGGGGAGAGGGGGATCCTCTACGCGATCCAGGATGCCACCATCGCGTGCACGTACATGATGCTCGCGGCCCACGCGCGGATGCTCCACACCTGCTGGGTCGGGGCATTCGACGAGGAAGAGGTGAAGGCAATCCTCGGGCTGCCTCCCCACGTCCGGCCGATCGCCATCCTCTGCGTGGGCAAGGGATATCCCCCGAAGGAACCCACTCCGCGGCTCCCGGTGGAGGAGCACGTCCACCACGACGCATGGTGA